Proteins encoded by one window of Acidobacteriota bacterium:
- a CDS encoding VOC family protein: MTQQQGPRRPGFSTVTPYLIVDNAPALARFVAELFGAEELDRTLDDDGRLRHASFRLGDSMIEMSSARAEWKARPGSLHVYWEDVDGCFRRALELGAESLHEPMTMDYGEYGAALEDPFGNHWYLARYLGD, encoded by the coding sequence ATGACCCAGCAGCAAGGCCCCCGCCGACCGGGCTTCTCGACCGTGACGCCCTACCTGATCGTCGATAACGCCCCGGCCTTGGCCCGCTTCGTCGCGGAGCTTTTCGGCGCCGAAGAGTTGGATCGCACCCTCGACGATGACGGCCGCCTTCGGCACGCCTCCTTCCGTCTCGGCGACTCGATGATCGAAATGAGCAGCGCTCGCGCCGAATGGAAGGCACGGCCGGGTTCCCTGCACGTCTACTGGGAAGACGTGGACGGCTGTTTCCGGCGGGCACTGGAACTCGGCGCCGAATCGCTCCACGAGCCGATGACCATGGACTACGGAGAGTACGGAGCTGCCTTAGAGGATCCCTTCGGTAATCACTGGTATCTGGCGCGCTATCTCGGCGACTGA
- a CDS encoding amino acid aminotransferase: MSSTRGGSHLFRGVSLAPPDPILSLSEDFRQDPRSHKLNLGVGVYANAEGATPVLEAVKAAERRLVEEEGSKSYLPIPGDPAYGRRVRDLVLGADHPAIAEERSFTVHTPGGTGALRVFFETVQNIRPGAEVWYSNPTWVNHQPLLEAVGLNSRAYPYFDATAQDLAFDAMVDALGEVSEGDLVLFHGCCHNPSGVDLQPEHWPILGELLARRGALPVFDFAYQGFGEGLEEDRAGILEVLSRVPEAAVCSSFSKNLGLYRERVGALTVVTAKVAEREPMFSQVKRAIRSLYSSPPSHGGAVVARVLTDPAIRGGWLEELSAMRYRIEEIRRLLASALDQHQLRLHPEGNDFIIRQRGMFSFTGLSRAEVVRLREEQAVYMVNSGRINVAALNPDSVKRLVEAIAAVRGVGSIHIDP; encoded by the coding sequence ATGTCATCGACCCGTGGTGGTAGTCATCTATTCCGAGGCGTGTCCCTGGCACCGCCGGATCCGATCCTCAGCCTGAGCGAGGATTTTCGGCAGGATCCGCGCTCCCACAAGCTCAATCTTGGGGTGGGGGTGTACGCCAACGCCGAAGGGGCGACGCCGGTCCTGGAAGCGGTCAAGGCGGCGGAGCGGCGTCTGGTCGAGGAGGAGGGGAGCAAGAGCTACTTGCCGATCCCCGGCGATCCGGCCTACGGCCGCCGGGTGCGGGATCTCGTGCTCGGCGCCGACCACCCGGCGATTGCCGAGGAGCGTTCCTTCACGGTGCACACTCCGGGTGGCACCGGCGCCCTGCGGGTGTTCTTCGAGACGGTTCAGAACATCCGTCCGGGGGCCGAGGTGTGGTACTCGAACCCGACCTGGGTCAACCACCAGCCGCTACTCGAAGCCGTGGGTTTGAACAGCCGGGCCTACCCTTATTTCGATGCGACGGCGCAAGATCTCGCCTTCGACGCGATGGTCGATGCGCTGGGGGAGGTGTCGGAAGGAGATCTGGTGTTGTTCCACGGCTGCTGCCACAATCCCAGCGGCGTCGACCTTCAGCCGGAGCACTGGCCGATCCTCGGCGAGCTCCTCGCCCGGCGTGGTGCCCTGCCGGTTTTCGACTTCGCCTACCAGGGGTTCGGTGAAGGTCTGGAAGAAGATCGCGCGGGCATTCTCGAAGTTCTCTCGCGGGTGCCCGAGGCGGCTGTCTGCAGTAGCTTTTCGAAGAACCTAGGACTCTACCGGGAAAGGGTCGGCGCCTTGACCGTGGTGACCGCCAAGGTCGCTGAGCGGGAGCCGATGTTCAGCCAGGTGAAGCGAGCCATTCGCTCCCTCTACTCCAGTCCACCGTCCCACGGCGGGGCGGTGGTCGCCCGGGTGCTCACCGATCCTGCGATCCGTGGCGGTTGGTTGGAGGAGCTGTCGGCGATGCGATACCGCATCGAGGAGATTCGGCGTCTCTTGGCCTCCGCCCTGGATCAGCACCAGCTCCGCCTGCACCCCGAGGGCAACGACTTCATCATACGGCAGCGCGGTATGTTTTCCTTTACTGGATTGAGCCGCGCCGAAGTCGTACGCCTGCGGGAGGAGCAAGCCGTCTACATGGTGAACTCCGGTCGCATCAACGTCGCCGCGCTGAACCCTGATTCGGTGAAGCGGTTGGTAGAAGCGATTGCGGCGGTGCGCGGGGTGGGTTCTATTCACATTGACCCGTAA
- a CDS encoding wax ester/triacylglycerol synthase family O-acyltransferase gives MLTSLFVTSLLGLDAAFLYLENSRSPMHIGALALMEGTTPRGAFTFERFRRRIAQRLPRVPILRQRLAKDPTGLASPSWVDDEDFSLDHHLHHTTLAEPAGWAQLTSLMAHEIARPLAREHPLWEILFVEGLGELPGVPPGAVALITKMHHAAVDGVSGAEVLGALFDLTPKASDDTPIAAWKPDDTPTDLDLLFSAGRRAAGKPLALAKTVGRTLKGLAGSGALWALGRVELPPSPFTAPRTRLNGPISGQRVWDAVSLPLDRLRALRRHLSGIAPDGVTINDLVLGICSGALRRYLAEYDDLPTDPLVAMAPISVRGRDENEALGNRVSAMLVPLATHEPDSLERLRSIHRDSVSSKAYHRAIGADTLTDYTQFVPFSVAALAARLYTGMGAARFHRPPFNLVITNVPGPQVPLYLGGSRMLTHFGTAPLFDGLGVLLAVFSYDGSLGIGITACRRTLPDVDRFALYLRQSFEDLEEAAASLSSDSPTATPEDS, from the coding sequence ATGCTAACGTCACTCTTCGTGACCTCTTTGCTCGGCCTCGACGCCGCCTTCCTCTACCTGGAGAATTCGCGCTCTCCGATGCACATCGGCGCCCTGGCGCTGATGGAAGGCACCACTCCTCGAGGGGCCTTCACCTTCGAGAGATTCCGCCGGCGCATCGCCCAACGACTGCCCCGGGTTCCCATCCTCCGGCAACGGCTGGCGAAGGACCCCACCGGCCTGGCAAGCCCCTCCTGGGTTGACGACGAAGACTTTTCCCTCGACCATCATCTGCACCACACCACCCTCGCAGAGCCTGCTGGCTGGGCGCAACTCACCTCGCTGATGGCGCACGAGATCGCTCGGCCGCTCGCGCGCGAACATCCGCTGTGGGAGATCCTCTTCGTCGAGGGCCTCGGCGAGCTGCCGGGGGTGCCACCGGGCGCCGTCGCCCTGATCACCAAGATGCACCACGCGGCGGTCGACGGTGTGTCCGGGGCCGAGGTACTGGGAGCGCTCTTCGACCTGACGCCCAAGGCCAGCGACGACACGCCGATCGCCGCCTGGAAGCCGGACGACACGCCGACGGACCTCGATTTGCTGTTCTCCGCCGGTCGCCGGGCGGCCGGCAAACCACTCGCCCTGGCCAAGACCGTCGGCCGCACCCTGAAAGGTCTTGCCGGATCCGGAGCGTTGTGGGCTCTGGGACGAGTGGAACTGCCGCCTTCGCCCTTCACGGCGCCACGCACCCGCCTCAACGGGCCGATCAGCGGGCAGCGGGTCTGGGATGCGGTCAGCCTGCCGCTCGATCGGCTGCGAGCCCTCCGGCGCCACCTTTCGGGCATCGCTCCGGACGGGGTGACGATCAACGACCTGGTTCTCGGGATCTGCTCCGGCGCCCTCCGCCGCTATCTTGCGGAGTACGACGACTTGCCCACGGACCCGTTGGTGGCGATGGCTCCCATTTCGGTGCGCGGTCGCGACGAGAACGAAGCCCTCGGCAATCGGGTCTCGGCGATGCTCGTTCCCCTCGCCACCCACGAGCCGGATTCCCTGGAGCGTTTGCGTTCGATTCACCGGGACTCGGTCTCCAGCAAGGCCTACCATCGCGCCATCGGCGCCGACACCCTGACGGACTACACCCAGTTCGTGCCCTTTTCCGTCGCCGCCCTGGCTGCCCGCCTGTACACCGGGATGGGAGCCGCGCGGTTTCACCGTCCGCCCTTCAATCTGGTGATCACCAACGTGCCGGGACCCCAAGTTCCCCTGTATCTGGGGGGCTCGCGCATGCTCACCCACTTCGGCACCGCGCCCTTGTTCGATGGCCTCGGAGTCCTGCTCGCCGTGTTCAGCTATGACGGCAGTCTGGGGATCGGGATCACCGCCTGCCGCCGCACTCTGCCAGACGTCGACCGATTCGCCCTCTACCTGCGACAGTCCTTCGAAGACCTGGAGGAGGCGGCCGCCAGCCTCTCCTCCGATTCGCCCACCGCTACTCCGGAAGATTCATGA
- a CDS encoding alpha/beta hydrolase — MSATPRSKNHLKPPSPLWLFLEPRAIYEAAASVMAMPVLNKAPRGDGHGVLVLPGYLASDLSTEPLRAYLRHLGYRPFRWRLGRNLGLRPGLERRMAARLAEVRRRTDRRVSLIGWSLGGIYARELARQHPDSVRQVITLGSPFTGNPKANWSWRLFERTSGFKIDDMDPEEIAARQQTPPVPTTAIYSRSDGVTAWQCCVEQESDRSESVEVVGSHLGMGFNPLVLHVIADRLAQEPGQWRPFEREGLRKYLYPRPGHPTNRPAE; from the coding sequence ATGAGCGCGACCCCTCGATCAAAAAACCACCTCAAGCCCCCCTCGCCTCTGTGGTTGTTCCTGGAGCCGCGAGCGATCTACGAGGCGGCCGCCTCGGTGATGGCCATGCCGGTGCTGAACAAGGCGCCGCGCGGCGACGGACACGGCGTACTGGTTCTCCCCGGCTACCTGGCGAGCGATCTGTCGACGGAGCCGCTGCGCGCCTACCTGCGCCATCTCGGCTATCGTCCCTTTCGCTGGCGCCTCGGCCGCAACCTCGGGCTGCGGCCAGGCCTCGAACGGCGCATGGCGGCGCGGCTGGCAGAAGTGCGCCGCCGCACGGATCGCCGGGTGAGCTTGATCGGCTGGAGCCTCGGCGGCATCTATGCCCGCGAGCTGGCGCGACAGCACCCGGACTCGGTACGACAGGTGATCACCCTCGGCAGCCCGTTCACCGGCAACCCCAAAGCCAACTGGTCTTGGCGGCTCTTCGAGCGCACCAGCGGCTTCAAGATCGACGACATGGACCCCGAGGAGATCGCCGCCCGCCAGCAGACTCCGCCGGTGCCCACCACCGCCATCTACTCGCGCTCCGACGGTGTCACCGCCTGGCAGTGTTGCGTCGAGCAGGAAAGCGACCGGAGCGAGAGCGTCGAGGTGGTCGGCAGCCACTTGGGTATGGGCTTCAATCCACTGGTACTGCACGTCATCGCCGATCGGCTGGCCCAGGAACCGGGCCAATGGAGGCCCTTCGAGCGCGAGGGCCTGAGGAAGTATCTCTATCCGAGGCCAGGGCACCCAACGAACCGTCCGGCGGAATGA
- the deoC gene encoding deoxyribose-phosphate aldolase has protein sequence MELDLGWVRDVRVNTSAVERRAATLPKRRSVKKDWQAAWQLRAITCIDLTTLAGDDTPGRVKRLCAKARQPIRRDILEGLGVGDLDLKVAAVCVYHSMIETAVRALEGSGIPVCAVSTGFPAGLSPFEQRLAEVHASVAAGAREIDIVITRAHVLNGDWPALYDEVRAFREACGDAHLKAILATGELATLRNVARASLVAMMAGADFIKTSTGKEKANATLPVSLVMVRALREYHERTGHAVGFKPAGGISTAKQAVEWLAMMKDEVGDGWLTNDRFRFGASSLLGDLERQLEHHLTGRYSASFRHPIA, from the coding sequence ATGGAGCTGGATCTCGGCTGGGTGCGCGACGTGCGGGTCAACACCAGCGCCGTCGAGCGCCGAGCCGCCACCTTACCCAAGCGGCGCAGCGTCAAGAAGGACTGGCAGGCCGCCTGGCAACTCCGGGCGATCACCTGCATCGATCTGACCACACTGGCTGGCGACGACACGCCGGGCCGGGTCAAGCGGCTGTGCGCCAAAGCTCGGCAGCCGATCCGACGGGACATCCTCGAAGGCCTGGGGGTGGGAGATCTCGACCTCAAGGTGGCGGCGGTGTGCGTGTACCACTCGATGATCGAAACCGCCGTCCGCGCCCTCGAAGGGTCCGGCATCCCGGTGTGCGCCGTCTCCACCGGCTTCCCGGCCGGCCTCTCGCCCTTCGAGCAGCGACTGGCGGAGGTGCACGCCTCGGTCGCCGCCGGTGCCCGGGAGATCGACATCGTCATCACCCGCGCCCACGTCCTCAACGGTGACTGGCCGGCCCTCTACGACGAGGTTCGCGCCTTCCGCGAAGCCTGCGGCGATGCTCATTTGAAGGCGATCCTCGCCACCGGGGAACTCGCCACCCTGCGCAACGTCGCCCGCGCCAGCCTGGTGGCGATGATGGCCGGCGCCGATTTCATCAAGACCTCCACCGGCAAAGAAAAGGCCAACGCCACCCTACCGGTGAGCCTGGTGATGGTGCGGGCGCTGCGCGAGTACCACGAGCGCACCGGCCACGCCGTCGGCTTCAAGCCCGCCGGCGGCATTTCCACCGCCAAGCAGGCGGTGGAGTGGCTGGCGATGATGAAAGACGAGGTGGGCGACGGCTGGCTGACCAACGACCGCTTCCGCTTCGGCGCCAGCAGCCTGCTGGGAGATCTCGAACGGCAACTCGAACACCATCTCACCGGGCGCTACTCGGCGTCCTTCCGCCACCCCATCGCCTGA
- a CDS encoding aldehyde dehydrogenase family protein has translation MSVAEIFESMEYGPAPESAAPAEEWLERHDRRFGPFIAGELRSEASGGDFETHAPGSGKVLGRIAQCGPREVDEAVAAARAAQSDWWKIGGYGRARHLYAIARKIQKHSRRLAVLESLDNGKPIRESRDLDVPLAARHFYHHAGWAQVIDQRHPNWRPLGVAGQIIPWNFPLLMLAWKIAPALATGNTIVLKPAEFTSLSAIAFAELCRDAGLPPGVVNLVTGDGAVGEMIVAHPDIDKIAFTGSTEVGRVLRRDTAGTGKKLSLELGGKSPFVVFDDADLDGAVEGVVDAIWFNQGEVCCAGSRLLVQEGVAERFHDKLRTRMETLRLGDPLDKAIDIGAVVAPVQLERIKALVDRGVEEGATLWQPAATCPTDGWFFPPTLLTGVEPADTVAQEEIFGPVLVSMTFRTPDEAVALANNTRYGLAGSVWTENINLALQVAARIKAGTLWINCTNQFDAAAGFGGYRESGYGREGGEEGLWEYIRPAWELATEQKPQKVAKKPSKKAKGKPAAVAIGIDRTAKMYIGGKQARPDGGYSRSVVGPDGSPVGEIGEGNRKDIRNAVAAARKAGPGWAKASAHLRAQILFYVAENLEPRKAELAGRIVAMTGATAKASSQEVERAIERWFLWAGWADKYAGTVQAVPIRNFTFAVHEPLGTLGIVCPDENPLLAFTSTVAPALAMGNTVVAVPSEAHPLAATDLYQVFETSDVPAGVVNIVTGERSVLAPEMAKHDDLDGLWYFGPKAEAEPLESASIGNLKRTWVGHPGRDWTNSEQGAGEEFLRHAIQVKNIWVPWGE, from the coding sequence ATGAGCGTCGCCGAAATCTTCGAATCCATGGAGTACGGCCCGGCGCCGGAATCCGCCGCCCCGGCCGAGGAATGGCTGGAGCGGCACGACCGTCGCTTCGGACCCTTCATCGCCGGCGAGTTGCGCTCGGAGGCCTCCGGCGGCGACTTCGAGACCCACGCACCGGGCTCCGGAAAGGTGCTCGGGCGCATCGCCCAGTGCGGCCCACGGGAGGTCGACGAGGCGGTGGCGGCAGCTCGCGCGGCGCAGTCGGACTGGTGGAAGATCGGCGGCTACGGCCGCGCTCGCCACCTTTACGCCATCGCCCGCAAGATCCAGAAACACTCGCGGCGCCTGGCGGTGCTCGAATCCCTCGACAACGGCAAGCCGATCCGCGAGAGCCGCGACCTCGACGTGCCGCTGGCGGCCCGCCACTTTTACCACCACGCCGGCTGGGCGCAAGTCATCGACCAGCGCCACCCGAACTGGCGGCCGCTGGGGGTGGCCGGCCAGATCATCCCCTGGAACTTCCCGCTGCTGATGCTCGCCTGGAAAATCGCGCCGGCCCTGGCAACGGGCAACACCATCGTGTTGAAGCCGGCGGAATTCACTTCACTGTCGGCCATCGCCTTCGCCGAGCTGTGCCGCGATGCCGGCCTGCCGCCGGGGGTGGTCAATCTGGTCACCGGTGACGGCGCCGTCGGCGAGATGATCGTCGCCCATCCGGACATCGACAAGATCGCCTTCACCGGCTCCACGGAGGTCGGCCGCGTCCTGCGCCGGGACACCGCCGGCACCGGCAAGAAACTGTCGTTGGAACTCGGCGGCAAATCGCCCTTCGTGGTGTTCGACGACGCGGACCTGGACGGCGCCGTCGAGGGCGTGGTGGACGCCATATGGTTCAACCAGGGCGAGGTGTGTTGCGCCGGTTCGCGGCTGCTGGTGCAGGAGGGCGTGGCGGAGCGCTTCCACGACAAGCTGAGGACCCGCATGGAAACCCTGCGCCTGGGCGACCCGCTGGACAAGGCGATCGACATCGGCGCCGTGGTGGCGCCGGTGCAGCTCGAACGCATCAAGGCTCTGGTCGACCGCGGGGTCGAGGAAGGCGCCACCCTCTGGCAACCTGCGGCGACTTGCCCGACGGACGGTTGGTTTTTCCCCCCCACGCTGCTGACCGGCGTCGAGCCGGCGGACACCGTGGCGCAGGAGGAGATTTTCGGTCCGGTGCTGGTGTCGATGACCTTCCGCACGCCGGACGAGGCGGTCGCCCTGGCCAACAACACTCGCTACGGCCTGGCCGGCAGCGTGTGGACCGAGAACATCAACCTCGCCCTGCAGGTGGCGGCGCGCATCAAAGCCGGTACCTTGTGGATCAACTGCACCAACCAGTTCGACGCCGCCGCCGGCTTCGGCGGCTACCGCGAGAGCGGTTACGGCCGTGAGGGCGGCGAAGAGGGGCTGTGGGAGTACATCCGCCCGGCCTGGGAACTGGCAACCGAGCAGAAACCGCAGAAGGTGGCCAAGAAACCTTCCAAGAAGGCGAAGGGCAAGCCGGCCGCCGTGGCGATCGGCATCGACCGCACCGCCAAGATGTACATCGGCGGCAAGCAGGCGCGCCCGGACGGCGGCTACAGCCGCTCCGTCGTGGGTCCTGACGGCTCACCGGTGGGCGAGATCGGCGAGGGCAACCGCAAGGACATCCGCAACGCCGTCGCCGCCGCTCGCAAGGCCGGTCCCGGCTGGGCCAAGGCGAGCGCCCACCTGCGGGCACAGATCCTCTTCTATGTCGCCGAAAACCTCGAACCGCGCAAGGCGGAGCTGGCCGGCCGCATCGTCGCCATGACCGGCGCCACGGCCAAGGCCTCCTCCCAGGAAGTCGAGCGCGCCATCGAGCGCTGGTTCCTGTGGGCCGGCTGGGCGGACAAATACGCCGGCACGGTGCAGGCGGTGCCGATCCGCAATTTCACCTTCGCCGTGCACGAACCCCTGGGCACCCTAGGGATCGTCTGCCCGGACGAGAATCCCCTTCTGGCCTTCACATCCACCGTCGCCCCGGCCCTCGCCATGGGCAACACCGTGGTGGCGGTCCCGTCCGAGGCCCACCCCCTGGCGGCAACGGACCTCTATCAGGTGTTCGAGACCTCCGATGTGCCGGCTGGCGTCGTCAACATCGTCACCGGCGAGCGGTCCGTCCTGGCGCCGGAGATGGCGAAGCACGACGACCTCGACGGTCTCTGGTACTTCGGCCCCAAGGCCGAAGCGGAGCCCCTGGAGAGCGCTTCCATCGGCAACCTCAAGCGCACCTGGGTCGGCCACCCGGGCCGCGATTGGACGAACTCCGAGCAAGGCGCTGGCGAAGAATTTCTGCGCCACGCCATCCAGGTGAAGAACATCTGGGTGCCCTGGGGCGAGTAG